Proteins found in one Aliidongia dinghuensis genomic segment:
- a CDS encoding OmpA family protein, protein MIAKFWKTFVAGLVLAVASTGAYAQVQQMGATPKPDDLIKALKPDAGAPGALSVRGIRVLNATPGGATAAAHPSAVALDVKFALGSADLTDAARQTIGQLAKAIKSDQLAPYRFQLSGHTDSTGKPDANMELSQRRAEAVKAYLVDNLGVAADRLQAVGRGQEEPLDPAHPESGVNRRVQVAILGAK, encoded by the coding sequence ATGATCGCGAAATTTTGGAAGACATTCGTCGCCGGCCTGGTCCTGGCCGTGGCGTCAACCGGCGCGTACGCCCAAGTGCAGCAGATGGGGGCGACGCCAAAGCCCGACGATCTGATCAAGGCCTTGAAGCCCGATGCCGGCGCACCGGGCGCGCTCAGCGTGCGCGGCATCCGCGTGCTCAACGCGACGCCGGGTGGCGCTACTGCAGCGGCGCATCCGTCCGCCGTAGCGCTCGACGTCAAGTTCGCGCTGGGCTCGGCCGACCTCACCGACGCCGCGCGCCAGACCATCGGCCAGCTGGCCAAGGCCATCAAGTCGGACCAGCTCGCCCCCTACCGCTTCCAGCTTTCGGGCCATACCGACAGCACCGGCAAGCCCGATGCGAACATGGAGCTGTCGCAGCGCCGGGCCGAGGCCGTGAAGGCCTATCTGGTGGACAATCTCGGCGTGGCCGCCGACCGGCTCCAAGCCGTCGGCCGCGGCCAGGAGGAGCCGCTCGATCCGGCCCATCCGGAGAGCGGCGTCAATCGGCGCGTCCAGGTCGCCATTCTCGGCGCGAAATAG
- a CDS encoding PP2C family protein-serine/threonine phosphatase, producing MARMTDFAVASAAATDVGSVRKRNEDAYLERSDIGLWVVADGMGGHDDGQLASNAIVQTLDALAEPADGTSFIGEVRTRLAEVNAQLVATAAAKGSAAVIGSTVVALMTFGRFFACLWAGDSRLYRFRRGQLDLITRDHSQVQDMVDAGLLTPDQAENHPLGNVITRAVGVAPTLELDKVSDPLEQDDVFLLCSDGLSKAMGDTTVAGLLVETPFQEVPRRLIDAALAAGSKDNVTVVVVRIGPEKTAVVG from the coding sequence ATGGCGCGTATGACCGACTTCGCTGTCGCCTCGGCCGCCGCGACCGATGTCGGGTCCGTGCGGAAGCGGAACGAGGATGCCTATCTCGAGCGCTCCGACATCGGGCTGTGGGTGGTGGCGGACGGCATGGGCGGGCATGACGATGGCCAGCTCGCCTCGAACGCGATCGTGCAGACGCTCGACGCGCTCGCAGAACCGGCCGACGGCACCAGCTTCATCGGCGAGGTGCGCACGCGGCTCGCGGAGGTCAACGCGCAGTTGGTCGCCACCGCGGCCGCCAAGGGCAGTGCCGCCGTCATCGGCAGCACGGTCGTGGCGCTCATGACCTTCGGCCGTTTCTTCGCCTGCCTCTGGGCCGGCGACAGCCGGCTCTACCGGTTCCGCCGCGGGCAGCTCGACCTGATCACCCGGGACCATAGCCAGGTGCAGGACATGGTCGATGCCGGCCTCCTGACCCCGGACCAGGCGGAAAACCATCCGCTGGGCAACGTCATCACCCGTGCCGTCGGTGTGGCGCCGACGCTCGAGCTCGACAAGGTGTCGGATCCTCTGGAGCAGGACGACGTGTTCCTCTTGTGCAGCGACGGGCTTTCGAAGGCGATGGGCGATACGACCGTGGCCGGGCTCCTGGTCGAAACGCCTTTTCAGGAGGTGCCGCGCCGGCTGATCGATGCCGCCTTGGCCGCGGGCAGCAAGGACAACGTCACCGTCGTGGTCGTGCGTATCGGGCCGGAAAAGACTGCGGTCGTCGGTTAA
- the tagF gene encoding type VI secretion system-associated protein TagF encodes MTQSLPTTLAYYGKLPARGDFVGRRLARETIGLWDDWLQQSIARSREAVGAQWLDLYLVSPLWRFVLPAGLCGRTALAGVMMPSVDKVGRAFPLMLAAELADLEPAAVLAGGQGWFSAIEDLALAALAEDFALEQLDAPLAAFAPGAVPAVRSAELGPIGLAMPWGGADDTRTLAEYGQGSDRSLWWTLGSERVSPVLVLARGLPAPDGFAAFLDGDWARHDWSLAAAPDGPMPDGAISEGTAPDAGTSGASSALEAELLPWDREE; translated from the coding sequence ATGACGCAGTCCCTGCCCACGACTCTCGCCTATTACGGCAAGCTGCCGGCCCGCGGCGACTTCGTCGGCCGACGGCTCGCCCGCGAGACCATCGGGCTCTGGGACGACTGGCTGCAGCAGTCGATCGCCCGCAGCCGGGAGGCCGTGGGCGCCCAATGGCTCGACCTCTATCTGGTCTCGCCCCTGTGGCGTTTCGTGCTGCCGGCTGGCCTGTGCGGCCGGACGGCGCTTGCCGGCGTCATGATGCCGAGCGTCGACAAGGTTGGCCGGGCCTTCCCGCTGATGCTCGCGGCCGAGCTCGCGGACCTCGAGCCCGCGGCTGTGCTCGCCGGTGGCCAGGGCTGGTTCTCGGCGATCGAGGATCTGGCGCTGGCCGCGCTTGCCGAGGATTTCGCGCTCGAGCAGCTGGATGCGCCGCTGGCGGCGTTCGCGCCCGGCGCCGTGCCGGCGGTCCGGTCGGCGGAGCTTGGCCCGATCGGCCTCGCCATGCCGTGGGGCGGCGCGGACGACACGCGGACGCTGGCGGAATATGGCCAGGGATCGGACCGGTCCCTCTGGTGGACGCTCGGTTCCGAGCGGGTGTCGCCGGTGCTGGTCCTGGCGCGCGGCCTGCCCGCGCCGGACGGCTTCGCCGCCTTCCTGGACGGCGACTGGGCACGACACGACTGGTCCCTGGCGGCGGCCCCAGACGGGCCCATGCCTGATGGGGCTATTTCAGAGGGAACCGCGCCCGACGCCGGCACATCTGGCGCTTCCTCGGCGTTGGAGGCAGAGTTGTTGCCGTGGGACAGGGAGGAATGA